The Bradyrhizobium betae genomic interval CTGGCGACGGCGAGCGGCGCATCGGCGACATCGGTCACCACGATCTCGGCGGCACCGCCGAAGCGCGACACCAGAATCATCAGCGCACCGATCGGGCCGCAGCCGGTGATCAGCACGCGCTTGCCGAGCAGGGGGCCGGCCTGCTTGCCGGCATGCAGGCACACCGCGAGCGGCTCGGCGACCGCGGCTTCGGCCAGCGAGAGCTTGTCGGAGATCGGCACGGCCTGCGTCGCATCAACGGTGACGTATTCGCGAAAGCCGCCTTGCACATGGGGAAACCGCATCGCGCTGCCGAGGAAGCGCATGTCGAGGCACTGGTTGCGCATGCCCTCCTGGCAATGCAGGCATTGGCCGCACGGCTTGCTCGGATTGACCGCAACGCGCGTGCCCGCACTGACGCTGGTGACGCCGTCACCGACGGCCGCGACGACGCCGGCGATCTCGTGCCCCAGCGCCATCGGCTGCTGGATGCGGACGACGCCGAAGCCGCCATGGTGGTAGTAGTGCAGGTCGGAGCCGCAGATGCCGCCATTGGCGATTCTAACGCGGACCTCGCCCGGGCCGGGTGCCGGATCGGGGTAGCTGTCGATCCGCAAATCCTTCGGGGCGTGGATGACGACGGCGCGCATGGTTCGCTCCTTGTTCGCGATTACATCGCGGCGATCATGCCGCCGTCGACATAGATGATCTGGCCGTTGACATAGGTCGAGGCGTCCGACGCGAGGAAGATCGCCGCGCCGACCAGCTCGTCCGGCTTGCCCCAGC includes:
- a CDS encoding L-idonate 5-dehydrogenase, which gives rise to MRAVVIHAPKDLRIDSYPDPAPGPGEVRVRIANGGICGSDLHYYHHGGFGVVRIQQPMALGHEIAGVVAAVGDGVTSVSAGTRVAVNPSKPCGQCLHCQEGMRNQCLDMRFLGSAMRFPHVQGGFREYVTVDATQAVPISDKLSLAEAAVAEPLAVCLHAGKQAGPLLGKRVLITGCGPIGALMILVSRFGGAAEIVVTDVADAPLAVARKLGATHAINVATDAAALDPWRAGKGVFDTLFEASGNQAALRTALDVLRPGATLVQLGLGGEMTLPINSIVAKELQLRGTFRFDPEFELAVRLMGEGLIDVKPLITATMPFENAVAAFELASDRSQSMKVQLTF